In one Arenibacter antarcticus genomic region, the following are encoded:
- a CDS encoding efflux RND transporter periplasmic adaptor subunit: protein MKRFLLIPVALTITLFIGCGEKAPSGQATSATPYPTIKVEKRTVDNFTKFPASIEGLVNSKVRAKVAGYIQEVLVDAGQQVRKGQLLFTLETQSLSQDAGAAKARINSAQVEVDKLRPLVEKNIISSVQLATANANLEQAKSNYQSIVANIDYAQIKSPVNGVVGSIPFRKGNLISAQDAVPLTTISSIEQVYAFFSMNEKDLLGFLREVEGNSMNEKAQNMPEVQLILADGSVYEHKGKIETISGEVNPNTGTVSFRATFPNPKGLLRNGSSGSIILPNKMKDVLVVPTLSTYEQQGNNFVYLVQGDTLVPKSITVKAAVNGLSVIEGLEEGVQLLANGLGKARPGLQIIPQPTSLDSILNSYNSVFK from the coding sequence ATGAAAAGATTCCTATTAATTCCCGTTGCCCTTACCATTACCCTTTTTATTGGTTGTGGAGAAAAGGCTCCTTCCGGGCAAGCTACATCAGCAACCCCTTACCCAACCATAAAAGTTGAAAAAAGAACTGTGGATAATTTCACCAAATTTCCAGCAAGTATAGAGGGGCTGGTAAATAGTAAGGTCCGCGCAAAGGTAGCTGGATATATCCAAGAGGTATTGGTAGATGCAGGGCAACAAGTAAGAAAAGGACAGTTGCTCTTCACCTTGGAGACCCAATCCTTATCCCAAGATGCAGGTGCCGCTAAGGCACGGATAAATTCCGCGCAGGTAGAAGTAGATAAATTACGCCCCTTGGTAGAAAAAAATATTATCAGCAGCGTACAATTGGCAACGGCAAATGCAAATCTAGAGCAAGCCAAAAGCAATTACCAAAGTATAGTGGCTAACATAGATTACGCCCAAATAAAAAGTCCAGTAAACGGTGTAGTAGGATCAATACCCTTTAGAAAAGGAAATTTGATAAGCGCCCAAGATGCAGTTCCATTGACCACAATATCTAGTATAGAGCAGGTATATGCCTTTTTCTCTATGAACGAAAAGGACCTTTTGGGATTCCTAAGGGAGGTTGAGGGTAATTCTATGAATGAAAAGGCACAAAACATGCCAGAGGTGCAATTGATTCTAGCAGATGGATCGGTTTATGAACATAAAGGAAAAATAGAAACGATTAGTGGCGAGGTTAACCCAAATACAGGCACAGTTAGTTTCAGGGCTACCTTTCCCAATCCAAAAGGCCTATTGCGAAACGGGAGTAGTGGTAGCATTATCCTTCCGAACAAAATGAAGGACGTTCTAGTGGTTCCAACACTATCTACCTACGAACAACAAGGAAATAATTTTGTATATCTGGTTCAAGGGGACACCTTGGTACCGAAATCGATTACAGTAAAGGCGGCCGTAAATGGCCTATCTGTAATTGAGGGATTAGAAGAAGGAGTACAGTTATTGGCTAACGGGCTTGGGAAAGCAAGACCAGGGCTACAAATTATACCACAGCCCACAAGTTTGGATAGTATTTTAAATTCTTACAATTCTGTTTTTAAATAA
- a CDS encoding GbsR/MarR family transcriptional regulator, whose product MGSDLQRNQLIEELGVYFENNKILSPLAARIFSMMILTDQEGISFDEFVEGLDASKSSISTNLQLLQASGRIVYFTKPGERKRYFKVSPNDILDQLEKKIEQWETEKKMHLKVYEFKKNMLKNSEVHHEDMPGLHYTKTYAKFVGDFIQNLKQLQENLKNTANLNSL is encoded by the coding sequence TTGGGATCTGACCTACAAAGAAATCAGCTTATAGAAGAACTAGGGGTATATTTTGAAAATAACAAAATACTATCGCCTCTTGCCGCAAGAATATTCTCTATGATGATTCTTACCGATCAAGAGGGCATATCATTTGATGAATTTGTTGAAGGTCTTGATGCCAGCAAAAGCTCAATTTCCACTAACTTACAGCTACTGCAAGCCTCTGGGCGAATCGTATACTTTACCAAGCCTGGAGAGCGAAAACGCTATTTCAAGGTTTCCCCAAACGACATTCTGGATCAGTTGGAAAAGAAAATAGAGCAGTGGGAAACAGAAAAAAAAATGCACTTGAAGGTCTACGAATTCAAGAAAAATATGCTAAAAAATAGTGAGGTCCATCATGAGGATATGCCGGGACTTCATTACACAAAAACGTATGCCAAGTTCGTAGGTGATTTCATACAGAACCTAAAACAACTCCAAGAAAATTTAAAAAATACTGCTAACCTTAATTCCCTATGA
- the pheS gene encoding phenylalanine--tRNA ligase subunit alpha has translation MINQIREHILEVEKFTSTDKEAIETFRIKYLGKKGLFNHFFSDFKNVPNEQKKEFGQIVNQLKTVATEKVNTLKQALENEKVLHGVYGDLTRPGEPLNLGSRHPISIVKNQIIEIFSRIGFNVSEGPEIEDDWHNFTALNLPEYHPARDMQDTFFIQTDPDILLRTHTSSVQVRYMENNKPPIRTISPGRVYRNEAISARSHCFFHQVEGLYIDKDVSFADLKQTLQFFTTELFGKSKIRLRPSYFPFTEPSAEVDVYWGLETETDYKMTKGTGWLEIMGCGMVDPNVLTNCGIDANEYSGFAFGMGIDRIALLLHQISDIRLLSENDLRFLEQFKSAL, from the coding sequence ATGATAAATCAGATAAGGGAACATATATTGGAAGTAGAGAAATTTACTTCCACCGATAAGGAAGCCATTGAGACTTTCAGAATTAAATATTTGGGAAAAAAGGGATTGTTCAATCATTTTTTTTCAGACTTTAAAAACGTTCCCAACGAACAGAAAAAGGAGTTCGGGCAAATCGTAAATCAACTTAAGACCGTTGCCACCGAGAAGGTAAATACCTTAAAACAAGCTTTGGAAAATGAAAAAGTTCTCCATGGAGTTTACGGCGACCTTACTAGACCTGGAGAACCCCTAAACCTCGGTTCCAGGCATCCAATTTCCATCGTTAAAAATCAGATAATCGAGATCTTTTCCAGAATTGGGTTCAACGTATCTGAAGGTCCTGAAATTGAGGACGATTGGCATAACTTTACGGCCTTGAACCTTCCAGAATACCACCCAGCAAGGGATATGCAGGATACGTTTTTTATTCAGACCGACCCAGATATTTTATTGCGGACCCACACCTCTTCGGTTCAGGTAAGGTATATGGAAAACAACAAGCCGCCGATCAGGACTATATCTCCAGGAAGGGTATATAGGAATGAAGCTATTTCGGCTAGATCTCATTGTTTCTTTCATCAAGTAGAAGGACTCTATATAGACAAAGATGTCTCTTTTGCAGATCTAAAACAGACCTTACAATTCTTTACCACGGAACTTTTCGGAAAATCAAAAATCCGGTTACGCCCCTCCTATTTCCCATTTACTGAACCTAGTGCAGAGGTAGATGTTTATTGGGGCCTAGAAACAGAAACCGATTATAAAATGACCAAAGGTACTGGCTGGTTAGAAATAATGGGATGTGGTATGGTAGATCCCAATGTCCTTACCAATTGCGGGATCGATGCCAATGAGTATTCGGGATTCGCTTTCGGTATGGGGATAGACCGTATTGCATTGCTCTTGCACCAGATTTCGGATATTAGACTCCTGAGTGAAAACGACCTTAGATTCTTGGAGCAATTTAAAAGCGCTCTTTAA
- a CDS encoding carbonic anhydrase, with amino-acid sequence MDSLDKVFKNNEQWIKDKMEVNPNFFQDLGKGQNPEILYIGCSDSRVTAEELMGFGPGEVFVHRNIANMVISIDLNVMSVVNYAVDHLKVKHIVVCGHYSCGGVKAAMQSADMGILNPWLRNIRDVYRQHRSQLNAIEDENKKYDRLVELNVQEQCINLIKTAAVQRAVRDRELIVHGWVFDINTGKLVDLEIDFKGILNNIMEIYRLD; translated from the coding sequence ATGGATAGCCTAGATAAAGTTTTCAAAAACAACGAACAGTGGATAAAGGATAAAATGGAAGTCAATCCAAACTTTTTTCAGGATCTGGGGAAAGGCCAAAATCCAGAGATACTTTATATTGGATGTTCGGATAGTAGGGTTACCGCCGAGGAACTTATGGGATTTGGTCCCGGGGAGGTCTTTGTGCATCGCAACATTGCCAACATGGTCATCAGTATAGATCTAAACGTCATGTCTGTGGTAAATTATGCGGTAGACCATTTAAAAGTAAAGCACATTGTTGTTTGCGGACACTATTCATGTGGTGGTGTAAAAGCAGCCATGCAATCTGCCGATATGGGAATTTTAAATCCTTGGCTACGTAATATAAGGGATGTTTATAGGCAACACAGAAGCCAATTGAATGCCATTGAGGACGAAAATAAGAAATATGACCGATTGGTAGAGCTCAATGTACAAGAACAGTGTATTAACCTTATAAAGACTGCTGCAGTTCAAAGAGCCGTTAGGGATCGTGAACTAATTGTACATGGTTGGGTTTTCGATATAAACACGGGAAAACTGGTAGACCTTGAAATAGATTTTAAAGGTATTCTAAACAATATCATGGAAATCTATCGCTTGGATTAA
- a CDS encoding SH3 domain-containing protein, whose translation MVRLLTVLFFTISALGYAQNQQLFEEATTFYNDGEYQKAADNYLKILDNGEHSAALYFNLGNTYYKLNDIAPSIYYYEKALLLKPYDQDILNNLNFARNMTLDAIEPLPQSAVTKLINKVTSFLTFDQWAYIAVVFMILFVGFYISFYYFRFSTQKRIAFISSLVFLVFTLCAAALAYVQYDKFKTDRPAVVFAEQAPINSEPNNRSQLIFNLHAGTKVKVVDQLNDWKKIEIADGKTGWLLANDIKELKDF comes from the coding sequence ATGGTACGTTTATTAACTGTTCTTTTCTTTACCATAAGTGCTTTGGGATACGCCCAGAACCAACAACTTTTTGAGGAAGCCACCACTTTTTATAATGACGGGGAATATCAGAAGGCGGCGGACAACTATCTTAAAATATTGGATAATGGGGAGCATTCCGCTGCCTTGTATTTTAATCTTGGAAACACTTATTACAAACTAAACGACATTGCACCCAGTATCTATTATTACGAAAAAGCCTTGTTGTTAAAGCCCTACGACCAAGATATTTTAAACAACCTGAACTTTGCCAGGAATATGACCTTGGATGCCATTGAGCCACTCCCCCAATCTGCGGTCACCAAATTGATCAATAAGGTTACCAGCTTCCTTACCTTTGACCAATGGGCCTATATTGCGGTGGTGTTCATGATATTATTTGTGGGTTTCTATATTAGTTTTTACTATTTCAGATTTTCTACCCAAAAGCGTATCGCTTTTATCAGTAGCCTTGTTTTTCTGGTGTTCACGTTATGTGCCGCCGCCCTTGCCTACGTACAGTACGATAAATTCAAAACTGATCGACCTGCTGTCGTATTTGCGGAACAAGCCCCTATTAATTCCGAACCCAACAACAGGAGTCAGCTTATATTTAATTTGCATGCGGGCACTAAAGTCAAGGTAGTTGACCAATTGAACGATTGGAAAAAGATTGAAATAGCAGATGGGAAAACCGGATGGTTATTGGCCAATGATATAAAAGAACTCAAAGATTTCTAA
- a CDS encoding BatD family protein, which translates to MAITLNAQNDDESVTFEMELSKDKLGINERLRVDFTMNKDGDNFNPPDFNGFRVLMGPSQSISSSWINGVRSFSKTYSYTLAPTARGKFTISQATIVIKGTTYKSLPKEVEVTASVERPDGERTVDDVADESLHLVAEISKTSPYLNEAVTVVYKLYASPTIDVTNFRALDNPKYNNFWSQDIPVTKYNIENATYDGKPYRSVILKRVVLYPQKTGELELEPLSLDVSLQVPTNKRDFFGGRILAQTNKTVSAGKKTLTVKPLPTEGKPADFSGAVGEFDFFVTPSKTHLNASESLQAVVSINGKGNLKLFEIPKLNLPNSLEVYDPEYSESVRTNLSGMEGKVMNSYTVVPTFRGKYPIPSISFSYFNPNTKKYHTLSSKEVMINVLEGPTSGAVTTQGLNSNNKQLVVTTADQFVFNKLHSNLSTISTNHFFGSTTFFMWWLLPLALIPLAIIFGKKREAIASDVEGNKIKRANKLAKKYLSAAKKALGSKDSFYVALEKALHNYLKAKLKIETSEFSKDKIATILQEKNAEETTKNGFIGLLENCEMARYSPFSEVQMQQDYNKASEVISQLDKQI; encoded by the coding sequence ATGGCCATTACCCTCAATGCCCAGAACGATGATGAATCGGTGACTTTTGAAATGGAGCTCAGCAAGGACAAACTGGGCATCAACGAAAGACTTCGGGTAGACTTTACCATGAACAAGGATGGTGACAACTTTAATCCCCCTGACTTTAATGGGTTTAGAGTACTTATGGGACCTTCGCAATCCATTAGCTCCTCTTGGATCAATGGCGTGAGAAGCTTTTCCAAAACGTATAGTTATACCTTGGCTCCAACAGCAAGGGGCAAGTTCACGATTTCCCAAGCCACTATAGTCATTAAGGGCACCACCTATAAATCCCTTCCCAAAGAGGTAGAAGTAACCGCTTCAGTAGAGCGACCGGACGGAGAAAGGACGGTGGATGACGTAGCTGATGAAAGTTTACATTTGGTTGCAGAGATCTCCAAAACCAGCCCTTATTTAAATGAGGCTGTTACTGTTGTTTACAAGCTTTATGCCAGCCCAACCATAGATGTCACCAATTTCAGGGCTCTGGACAACCCCAAGTACAACAACTTTTGGAGCCAGGACATTCCGGTAACCAAATACAACATTGAGAACGCCACCTACGACGGAAAACCGTATAGATCGGTAATCCTAAAGCGAGTAGTGTTATATCCACAAAAAACCGGAGAACTGGAGCTAGAACCCCTGTCTTTGGACGTTAGCTTACAGGTACCTACCAACAAACGTGATTTTTTTGGAGGAAGAATATTGGCACAGACCAACAAGACAGTTTCCGCAGGTAAAAAAACCTTAACCGTAAAACCACTCCCTACAGAAGGCAAACCCGCAGATTTTAGTGGTGCCGTGGGGGAATTCGACTTTTTTGTAACACCGAGTAAAACCCATTTGAATGCTTCGGAGTCCCTTCAGGCAGTAGTCAGTATTAATGGAAAAGGAAACCTAAAACTATTTGAAATTCCCAAATTAAACCTCCCGAATTCCTTGGAGGTCTATGATCCAGAATATAGTGAAAGCGTACGCACCAACCTTTCGGGAATGGAGGGAAAAGTAATGAACAGCTATACAGTAGTGCCTACTTTTAGGGGAAAATACCCCATTCCCAGCATATCGTTCAGTTATTTTAATCCCAATACAAAGAAATATCACACCCTTAGTTCCAAGGAAGTTATGATCAACGTATTGGAGGGCCCTACAAGTGGTGCAGTAACCACACAAGGATTAAACAGCAACAACAAACAGCTTGTTGTAACAACAGCAGACCAATTTGTCTTTAATAAATTACATTCCAATTTATCAACTATTAGCACCAATCATTTTTTCGGTTCAACCACCTTTTTTATGTGGTGGCTACTTCCTTTGGCACTGATACCTCTAGCCATCATTTTTGGTAAAAAACGGGAAGCCATCGCCAGTGATGTAGAAGGCAATAAGATTAAAAGGGCCAATAAACTGGCCAAAAAGTATCTTTCAGCGGCCAAAAAGGCTCTTGGGTCCAAAGATTCCTTTTATGTAGCACTGGAGAAGGCACTGCACAATTACTTAAAGGCAAAACTTAAGATAGAGACTTCAGAGTTTAGCAAGGACAAGATCGCTACTATTTTACAAGAAAAAAATGCAGAGGAAACAACGAAAAATGGATTTATCGGACTACTAGAAAATTGCGAAATGGCAAGATACAGTCCGTTTTCCGAGGTACAAATGCAACAAGATTACAATAAGGCCAGTGAGGTTATTTCACAATTGGATAAACAAATTTAA
- a CDS encoding tetratricopeptide repeat protein, with the protein MKRIICIIMLIGYLGHAQVVDKKTQKSIKKATTYTWEGNKKLDENDFVNAEASYRKAISENTNNSIAPYNLGNAYYKNETYSEAFGRYKQAAENATDKADKHRAYHNMGNVFMKNREYQKAVDGYKEALRNDPTDEETRYNLALAKEMLKKQQEEQQNDQNKDEQDQKDKKDQEDQEDQNQDKKEGEQDQEDNKDKEEEKGDQGEEEKEDNKEGDGDKKDEKEKQPEKGDQQEQQQPRPNQLSPQQVKNLLDAMQNEEKKVQEKIDAQNIKGPKVKNEKDW; encoded by the coding sequence ATGAAGAGGATAATATGCATCATTATGTTGATCGGGTATCTTGGCCATGCCCAAGTGGTAGATAAGAAAACCCAGAAATCTATTAAAAAAGCAACCACTTATACCTGGGAAGGCAATAAGAAATTGGATGAAAATGATTTTGTGAATGCCGAGGCCAGTTATCGAAAGGCAATTTCCGAAAATACCAATAACAGTATTGCCCCTTATAATTTGGGCAATGCTTATTATAAGAACGAAACGTATAGCGAGGCATTTGGCAGGTATAAACAAGCTGCCGAGAACGCCACCGACAAAGCGGACAAACACAGGGCCTACCACAATATGGGAAATGTGTTTATGAAGAACAGGGAATATCAGAAAGCAGTAGATGGATATAAGGAAGCCTTGCGGAACGACCCTACTGATGAAGAGACCCGTTACAACTTAGCGCTGGCCAAGGAAATGCTAAAAAAACAACAGGAAGAGCAGCAAAACGACCAGAATAAAGACGAGCAAGACCAAAAAGACAAGAAGGATCAGGAGGATCAGGAGGATCAAAACCAAGACAAAAAGGAAGGCGAGCAAGACCAAGAGGACAATAAAGATAAAGAAGAAGAAAAAGGCGATCAGGGCGAAGAAGAGAAAGAGGACAATAAGGAAGGGGATGGTGATAAAAAAGACGAAAAGGAAAAACAACCGGAAAAGGGCGACCAACAAGAGCAACAGCAACCAAGGCCAAACCAATTATCCCCACAGCAAGTGAAAAATTTGCTAGACGCCATGCAGAATGAAGAGAAGAAGGTTCAGGAAAAAATAGATGCCCAAAATATAAAAGGCCCAAAAGTTAAAAACGAAAAAGATTGGTAA